A stretch of the Bos indicus isolate NIAB-ARS_2022 breed Sahiwal x Tharparkar chromosome 13, NIAB-ARS_B.indTharparkar_mat_pri_1.0, whole genome shotgun sequence genome encodes the following:
- the NRSN2 gene encoding neurensin-2 isoform X1, which yields MKQGPRMPSCDRPCGCSRGPNVEDGKWYGVRSYLHLFYEDCAGTTLSDDPEGPPVLCPHQSWPTLCWKISLSSGALLLLLGMAALITGYAVPPKLEGIGEGEFLVLDQQAADYNQALVTCRLAGTVLCGAAGTLLAICLIWAMTGWLGQDTKAEPLDTEADGHVEVFGDELEQQLSPIFRDASGQSWFPPPTSHFGQSSVQTIQPKRDF from the exons ATGAAGCAG GGACCCAGGATGCCGAGCTGTGACCGTCCCTGTGGCTGCAGCCGAGGCCCGAACGTGGAAGACGGCAAATGGTATGGGGTCCGCTCCTATCTGCACCTCTTCTACGAGGACTGTGCAGGTACCACCCTCAGCGATGACCCTGAGGGGCCTCCCGTACTGTGCCCTCACCAGTCTTGGCCCACACTGTGCTGGAAG ATCAGCTTATCCTCTGGtgccctgcttctgctgctgggTATGGCGGCCCTGATCACTGGCTACGCAGTGCCCCCAAAGTTGGAGGGCATCGGAGAAGGCGAGTTCCTGGTGTTGGATCAGCAGGCGGCCGACTACAACCAGGCCCTGGTCACCTGCCGCCTGGCAGGCACAGTGCTCTGCGGGGCAGCTGGGACCCTGCTGGCCATCTGCCTGATCTGGGCCATGACTGGTTGGCTGGGCCAGGACACCAAGGCGGAACCCTTGGACACTGAAGCCGACGGCCACGTGGAGGTCTTCGGGGATGAGCTGGAGCAGCAGCTGTCCCCCATCTTCCGTGATGCCAGTGGCCAGTCTTGGTTCCCGCCACCCACCAGCCACTTTGGGCAATCCTCTGTGCAGACCATCCAGCCCAAGCGGGACTTTTGA
- the NRSN2 gene encoding neurensin-2 isoform X2 translates to MPSCDRPCGCSRGPNVEDGKWYGVRSYLHLFYEDCAGTTLSDDPEGPPVLCPHQSWPTLCWKISLSSGALLLLLGMAALITGYAVPPKLEGIGEGEFLVLDQQAADYNQALVTCRLAGTVLCGAAGTLLAICLIWAMTGWLGQDTKAEPLDTEADGHVEVFGDELEQQLSPIFRDASGQSWFPPPTSHFGQSSVQTIQPKRDF, encoded by the exons ATGCCGAGCTGTGACCGTCCCTGTGGCTGCAGCCGAGGCCCGAACGTGGAAGACGGCAAATGGTATGGGGTCCGCTCCTATCTGCACCTCTTCTACGAGGACTGTGCAGGTACCACCCTCAGCGATGACCCTGAGGGGCCTCCCGTACTGTGCCCTCACCAGTCTTGGCCCACACTGTGCTGGAAG ATCAGCTTATCCTCTGGtgccctgcttctgctgctgggTATGGCGGCCCTGATCACTGGCTACGCAGTGCCCCCAAAGTTGGAGGGCATCGGAGAAGGCGAGTTCCTGGTGTTGGATCAGCAGGCGGCCGACTACAACCAGGCCCTGGTCACCTGCCGCCTGGCAGGCACAGTGCTCTGCGGGGCAGCTGGGACCCTGCTGGCCATCTGCCTGATCTGGGCCATGACTGGTTGGCTGGGCCAGGACACCAAGGCGGAACCCTTGGACACTGAAGCCGACGGCCACGTGGAGGTCTTCGGGGATGAGCTGGAGCAGCAGCTGTCCCCCATCTTCCGTGATGCCAGTGGCCAGTCTTGGTTCCCGCCACCCACCAGCCACTTTGGGCAATCCTCTGTGCAGACCATCCAGCCCAAGCGGGACTTTTGA